Proteins encoded by one window of Gemmatimonadales bacterium:
- a CDS encoding amidase produces the protein MTPVTTDTESTLAAIERAQPALNAFITVTAETARAEARQAEQELGAGASRGPLHGVCVAIKDLIATQGTRTTAGSRILGNWVPTRDAAVVWALREAGAVLVGKTNTHEFAFGTTNDNPHYGATKNPWNPSLTTGGSSGGSAAAIAAGIVAVALGTDTAGSIRIPASLCGVVGLKPTYGLLSARGVVPLARSLDTVGPLARSVDDAAKALEVLAGSGLGIGGWGLGSAGPDTPVPKPQAPFSLKGLRIGVPEHYVFERVDPEVEAGVREALRALAEAGAEVRVVRIPEIEGCVDVGIATVRPEAFEFHKRWYPERAAEYGDDVAKALESARDIPATAYVAAQGTRRQIRRALRRALEDVDVLAGPTVPILAFPNADAFRPVLPGGEMPRHALTRLTYPFSLSGFPAISIPCALSRHRLPIGLQLAAGPRQEWRLLAAARAFEEIRGVWPEPEAKGVGGGV, from the coding sequence GTGACCCCCGTCACCACGGACACCGAGAGCACCCTCGCGGCGATCGAGCGCGCGCAGCCGGCGCTCAACGCCTTCATCACGGTCACCGCCGAGACCGCGCGCGCCGAGGCACGGCAGGCCGAGCAGGAGCTGGGCGCGGGCGCGAGCCGCGGCCCGCTGCACGGCGTATGCGTCGCGATCAAGGACCTGATCGCGACCCAGGGAACGCGCACCACCGCGGGCTCGCGGATCCTGGGCAACTGGGTGCCGACGCGCGACGCCGCCGTGGTGTGGGCGCTGCGCGAGGCGGGCGCCGTGCTGGTCGGCAAGACGAACACGCACGAGTTCGCCTTCGGCACGACGAACGACAATCCCCACTACGGCGCGACGAAGAACCCGTGGAACCCGTCGCTCACGACGGGGGGCTCGAGCGGGGGCTCCGCGGCGGCGATCGCCGCGGGGATCGTCGCGGTCGCGCTGGGGACCGACACGGCGGGGTCGATCCGGATCCCGGCGTCGCTGTGCGGCGTCGTGGGATTGAAGCCGACCTACGGCCTCCTCTCCGCGCGCGGCGTCGTGCCGCTGGCGAGGAGCCTGGATACGGTGGGGCCGCTGGCGCGATCGGTGGACGATGCGGCGAAGGCGTTGGAGGTGCTGGCAGGCAGCGGGCTGGGGATTGGGGGTTGGGGTTTGGGGAGTGCGGGGCCCGATACCCCAGTCCCCAAACCCCAAGCCCCGTTCTCCCTCAAGGGCCTCCGGATCGGCGTCCCCGAACACTACGTCTTCGAGCGTGTGGATCCGGAGGTGGAGGCCGGCGTCCGCGAGGCGCTGCGGGCGCTCGCCGAGGCCGGCGCCGAGGTGCGCGTCGTCAGGATCCCCGAGATCGAGGGGTGCGTGGACGTCGGCATCGCTACCGTCCGCCCGGAGGCGTTCGAGTTCCACAAGCGATGGTATCCGGAGCGGGCGGCCGAGTATGGCGACGACGTGGCGAAGGCACTCGAGTCGGCGCGGGACATCCCGGCCACCGCCTACGTCGCGGCCCAGGGCACGCGGCGGCAGATCCGGCGTGCGCTTCGCCGTGCGCTGGAAGATGTGGACGTCCTCGCCGGCCCCACGGTCCCGATCCTCGCCTTCCCCAACGCCGACGCCTTCCGGCCGGTGCTCCCCGGCGGCGAGATGCCGCGTCACGCACTGACGCGGCTGACCTATCCGTTCAGCCTGAGCGGATTCCCGGCCATCAGCATCCCCTGCGCACTATCGCGACACCGTCTGCCCATCGGGTTGCAGCTCGCGGCCGGGCCGCGGCAGGAATGGCGTCTTCTCGCCGCGGCCCGGGCATTCGAGGAGATTCGAGGTGTGTGGCCGGAGCCGGAAGCGAAGGGCGTAGGGGGTGGCGTGTAG